A genomic stretch from Bacillus sp. N1-1 includes:
- a CDS encoding extracellular solute-binding protein, which yields MKKVTALLSVMVLLLLAACGGNQGASGSSDNGDEKVIEVWHIETGEREKLFQEVAKQFEEDHDGVKVKLLQTPNDAYKQKLAVSMSGGNPPDVFQSWGGGWLKHFVDQGNVQDITDNVDQDHYLEMALNNGTFDDKVYGVPLGLSLDVIFYNKEIFDKYNLEEPKTYEEFTQIIKTLKENDVTPLALTNKTKWPGAYYLMNFASRIGGPDLFESAFNREGRGFDDPAYVEAGEYIQELVKMDAFNEGFNGIPYDEGRGRQLMYSGQAAMMDMTISFLNNVREEAPQFEDKLGFFVFPTIAGGEGNDTQVGGATGPVWSVAKESKNPDLAAEFIQALTSKEAAQKFTDRTGTLAAVKDVVPEDEFVKQFYEVAQNASHIQMPYDQTLPPELAELHKDTTQALFGLSMTPEEAANKMEAKAEELLE from the coding sequence ATGAAGAAAGTCACGGCTTTATTATCGGTTATGGTGTTGTTGCTGTTAGCGGCATGTGGGGGAAATCAAGGTGCTTCCGGGAGTTCGGATAATGGAGACGAGAAAGTGATCGAGGTTTGGCACATTGAAACAGGTGAACGAGAAAAGCTTTTCCAGGAAGTCGCGAAACAGTTTGAAGAAGACCATGATGGCGTAAAGGTGAAGTTACTTCAAACGCCTAATGATGCGTATAAGCAAAAGCTAGCTGTTTCAATGTCAGGAGGTAATCCACCGGATGTATTTCAAAGTTGGGGTGGCGGTTGGTTGAAGCATTTCGTGGATCAGGGAAATGTACAAGATATTACAGATAATGTTGATCAAGATCATTACTTAGAAATGGCGTTAAATAACGGCACTTTCGATGACAAAGTGTATGGTGTTCCGTTAGGTTTATCGCTCGATGTCATTTTTTATAACAAAGAAATCTTTGATAAATATAATCTTGAAGAACCAAAGACTTACGAGGAATTCACTCAAATCATTAAGACATTAAAAGAGAATGATGTCACACCGCTTGCTTTAACAAATAAAACGAAGTGGCCAGGAGCTTATTATTTAATGAACTTTGCCAGTCGAATTGGCGGTCCAGACTTATTTGAAAGCGCATTTAATCGAGAGGGACGCGGGTTTGATGATCCAGCTTATGTGGAAGCGGGCGAATACATTCAGGAACTCGTAAAAATGGATGCTTTTAATGAGGGCTTTAATGGTATTCCTTACGATGAAGGCCGCGGTCGTCAGCTCATGTATTCTGGTCAGGCTGCCATGATGGATATGACGATTTCCTTTTTAAATAACGTTAGAGAAGAAGCACCGCAGTTCGAAGATAAGCTTGGTTTCTTTGTATTCCCGACGATTGCTGGTGGGGAAGGAAATGATACACAGGTCGGTGGAGCTACAGGGCCGGTTTGGTCAGTTGCAAAAGAATCTAAAAATCCTGATTTAGCTGCTGAATTTATCCAGGCGCTAACAAGTAAAGAAGCAGCACAGAAATTCACGGATCGTACAGGAACATTGGCTGCCGTGAAAGATGTTGTGCCAGAGGATGAATTTGTTAAACAATTCTATGAAGTAGCGCAAAATGCCTCCCATATTCAAATGCCTTATGATCAAACGCTTCCTCCAGAGCTTGCAGAACTTCATAAAGATACGACGCAGGCACTATTCGGCTTATCGATGACTCCGGAAGAAGCTGCGAACAAAATGGAAGCAAAGGCAGAAGAGCTGCTTGAATAA
- a CDS encoding carbohydrate ABC transporter permease, translating into MVQSLRKMPLYLIGLLLLVFTGYPFVYMISTSFKDQSTFFERPFAIFTSIEWGNYADVFQMGLTRYFLNSILVSVAAVVAVMLIAALASYPLSRMNFRFNRGLFLLFISGMMLPIHATLIPIFKLSQNMGLYDSLLALLGPYIAFSLPISIFILTQFMQEIPKSLEEAAKIDGCSHFGIFWRIILPMLTPALMTVFIYNFIHLWNEFIFALVLVSSPENMTLPLGLQDFYGEFSVNVPGLMAALTLASLPMLVVYLFSQEKVVKGLTGGAVKG; encoded by the coding sequence ATGGTCCAATCACTCAGAAAGATGCCTTTATATTTAATAGGTTTGCTGTTACTTGTTTTCACCGGTTATCCGTTTGTTTATATGATTTCGACTTCTTTCAAAGATCAGAGCACATTCTTTGAGAGACCGTTCGCGATTTTCACATCGATTGAATGGGGAAACTACGCAGACGTTTTTCAGATGGGCTTAACACGCTATTTTCTGAACAGTATTCTTGTGTCGGTAGCAGCGGTCGTGGCTGTGATGTTGATTGCAGCCCTAGCAAGCTATCCATTAAGCAGAATGAATTTTCGTTTCAATCGTGGACTTTTCCTCCTCTTCATCTCGGGAATGATGCTTCCAATTCATGCAACGCTAATTCCGATCTTTAAGCTATCTCAAAATATGGGGTTGTATGATTCATTATTAGCGCTACTGGGTCCATACATCGCTTTTAGTCTGCCGATTTCTATTTTTATTTTAACGCAGTTTATGCAGGAAATTCCGAAGTCATTAGAAGAAGCTGCGAAGATTGATGGATGCTCTCATTTCGGTATCTTCTGGCGCATTATTCTTCCGATGTTAACCCCTGCCCTCATGACTGTTTTTATTTATAACTTTATTCATCTTTGGAATGAGTTTATCTTTGCTCTTGTTCTCGTTTCGAGCCCGGAAAATATGACACTTCCACTAGGATTGCAGGATTTCTATGGGGAATTCTCAGTTAATGTGCCTGGTTTAATGGCAGCATTAACACTTGCTAGTCTACCAATGCTTGTCGTTTATCTGTTCTCACAAGAAAAAGTTGTTAAGGGACTAACGGGCGGAGCTGTTAAAGGATAA
- a CDS encoding LacI family DNA-binding transcriptional regulator, with the protein MANMTDVAKLANVSTATVSRVIQNPEAVKEKTRVKVLQAIEELNYQPNILARYFRRTETKTILVVVPSIMNNVFPQMIAGIDLIANQYGYKVLLGNTYQDPEKAYNYIEELKQKQVDGMILLTTKLDNDVINDIADRYPVVLTSDFIEGLNVPTVAIDNISSSREGVEHLLQLGHRRVGMITGPLNSLLSRDRLKGYRQALLANEIAIESVLIQEGDHSYDSGYNQMNKFLALDDQPTAIFAANDSMAMGAVKAVKAQGLRVPEDVAVVGFDNIQFSEIFEPALTTIAQPLIEMGKRSMELLLKQIKGEPLTKKQHVLDTKLIIRDSCGYNKQA; encoded by the coding sequence ATGGCGAATATGACAGACGTGGCAAAGCTTGCGAATGTATCAACGGCTACCGTGTCCAGGGTGATTCAGAACCCGGAAGCTGTGAAAGAGAAGACGCGGGTAAAAGTGCTCCAGGCAATTGAAGAACTTAATTATCAGCCGAATATTTTAGCGCGTTATTTTAGAAGGACTGAAACGAAGACAATTCTTGTAGTGGTGCCCTCGATTATGAATAATGTCTTTCCACAAATGATTGCAGGTATCGATCTTATCGCAAATCAATATGGATACAAGGTTCTTCTTGGCAATACTTATCAAGATCCCGAAAAAGCATACAATTATATTGAAGAGCTAAAGCAGAAACAAGTGGACGGCATGATTTTATTAACAACAAAGCTCGATAACGATGTCATTAATGATATTGCTGATCGCTATCCAGTTGTACTAACATCAGATTTTATTGAAGGACTCAATGTTCCGACAGTAGCGATCGATAATATTAGTAGTTCTCGTGAAGGAGTGGAACATTTGCTTCAGCTTGGGCATCGCAGAGTTGGAATGATTACTGGCCCGTTAAACAGTTTGCTTAGTAGAGATCGGTTAAAAGGTTATAGGCAAGCTCTTCTTGCGAATGAAATAGCGATAGAAAGCGTGCTCATTCAGGAAGGGGATCACTCTTATGATTCAGGATATAACCAGATGAATAAGTTTTTGGCATTGGATGACCAGCCTACAGCTATTTTTGCTGCGAATGATAGCATGGCGATGGGTGCCGTTAAGGCCGTCAAAGCCCAGGGGCTTCGCGTCCCTGAAGACGTTGCGGTTGTCGGTTTTGATAACATTCAGTTCTCTGAAATCTTTGAACCAGCTCTTACGACGATTGCGCAGCCTTTAATTGAAATGGGGAAACGATCAATGGAGCTTTTATTGAAGCAGATTAAAGGTGAACCTTTAACGAAGAAGCAGCATGTCCTCGATACGAAACTTATTATTCGAGATTCTTGTGGGTATAACAAACAGGCTTAG
- a CDS encoding sugar ABC transporter permease — protein METAEVTRRSETTKVVRQAKKRNMRKAVTISLFTAPALIVYLVYVVYPILSTLSYSFYSWDGTSDKTFIGLDNYVQLFHDAIFWTSLTNNAWVVITSVFVQIPLGMIMALMLFAPIRGIRLFSSVYFLPFLMSTVAIGLLWVYMFDPINGIINQLINFLGFENVAWLSDENTALIAILLVVVWQFSPFYMILFKAAMVGIGEELYESAEIDGANSWQKFFHITLPLLMPTIVSSSILAIVGSLKAFDIFYIMTGGGPNHATELMGTYMFKQAFINFNMGYASAIAFIMFLIALVVTILIQVVDYNRKKKGAF, from the coding sequence ATGGAAACAGCTGAGGTGACAAGAAGAAGCGAGACGACGAAGGTTGTCCGTCAGGCAAAAAAGAGGAACATGAGGAAAGCAGTCACGATAAGTCTGTTCACCGCACCAGCTCTAATCGTTTATTTGGTCTATGTCGTTTATCCTATTCTATCCACCTTGAGCTATAGCTTCTACAGTTGGGATGGAACAAGTGATAAAACATTCATTGGTCTCGATAATTATGTTCAATTATTTCATGATGCGATTTTTTGGACTTCACTTACGAATAATGCGTGGGTGGTAATCACGTCTGTTTTTGTACAAATTCCGCTTGGGATGATTATGGCTTTAATGTTGTTTGCCCCGATACGTGGTATTCGGTTGTTTAGTAGCGTTTATTTTTTACCTTTTTTAATGTCGACGGTTGCCATCGGATTGCTGTGGGTGTACATGTTCGACCCGATTAACGGCATTATTAACCAGCTTATTAATTTTCTTGGGTTTGAAAACGTGGCGTGGCTTAGTGATGAAAATACAGCCTTAATTGCGATTCTTCTCGTTGTAGTCTGGCAGTTCTCGCCTTTCTATATGATTCTTTTCAAGGCTGCAATGGTTGGAATCGGAGAAGAACTCTATGAATCTGCAGAAATTGATGGAGCGAACTCCTGGCAAAAGTTCTTTCATATAACACTCCCATTACTTATGCCTACTATTGTGAGTTCTTCAATTCTCGCGATAGTTGGTTCATTAAAAGCTTTCGATATTTTCTACATTATGACGGGTGGCGGACCGAATCATGCGACTGAGCTAATGGGAACGTACATGTTTAAACAAGCCTTTATCAATTTTAATATGGGCTATGCAAGTGCTATTGCATTTATTATGTTTTTGATTGCACTTGTGGTCACGATCCTGATTCAAGTAGTCGATTATAATCGCAAGAAGAAAGGAGCTTTCTAA
- a CDS encoding sugar phosphate isomerase/epimerase, giving the protein MANIPVAVQMYTLREESEKDFVGTLKKVAEIGYQGVEFAGYYDMSAKELKKVIDGLGLTAASSHIPLEVLKNDLSKVITYQKEIGSSKIVCPFLAPELRTEEGYSELIRTLNDIGKECSKEGLTLCYHNHDFELERLSSGKTALETIFDETNPEWVKAEFDIYWLTRAGENPVDWMKRYHDRTPLVHLKDMTTDGEQFFAELGTGGVDLNAVLQQGDQSNVDWWVVEQDKCKRSPFESIEMSMNYFLSKHS; this is encoded by the coding sequence ATGGCGAATATACCTGTTGCAGTACAAATGTACACGTTACGAGAGGAAAGTGAGAAAGATTTTGTAGGTACTTTGAAAAAGGTTGCGGAAATCGGTTATCAAGGCGTAGAGTTTGCTGGATATTATGACATGTCTGCGAAAGAGTTGAAGAAGGTTATTGATGGTCTTGGACTCACTGCGGCTTCTAGTCATATTCCTCTTGAAGTGCTGAAAAACGATTTGAGTAAGGTTATAACTTATCAAAAAGAAATCGGAAGCAGCAAAATCGTTTGTCCGTTTCTTGCACCTGAACTGCGAACGGAGGAAGGATATTCAGAACTCATCCGAACCTTGAATGACATTGGAAAAGAATGCTCCAAGGAAGGACTCACGTTATGCTACCACAATCATGATTTTGAATTAGAGCGTCTTTCTAGCGGTAAAACAGCACTTGAAACGATTTTCGATGAAACGAATCCGGAGTGGGTAAAAGCGGAGTTTGATATTTATTGGCTAACACGTGCTGGCGAAAATCCGGTCGATTGGATGAAGCGATATCACGATCGAACACCTCTGGTTCATTTAAAAGATATGACGACGGATGGTGAGCAATTCTTCGCTGAACTTGGAACAGGTGGGGTTGATCTTAACGCTGTTCTTCAGCAAGGAGATCAGTCGAATGTTGACTGGTGGGTTGTTGAACAGGACAAATGTAAGCGTTCTCCTTTTGAGAGCATTGAAATGAGTATGAACTATTTTCTTAGCAAGCATTCTTAA